ggcatggtggcgcacacctttaatcccagcactcgggaggcagaggcaggtggatttctgagttcgaggNcagcctggtctacagagtgagttccaggacagccagggctacacagagaatccctgtcttggaaaaaccaaaaaaaaaaaaaaaaaaaagaaaaagaaaaagaaaatattcacgGAAACACATGGAAGGATAAAACCCTTTATATAACTGACAGGGTCTAATGACTTTTCAGGCAGGAGTCGTAGTGTCAGTGTGAGCTACAGGTGCTATTAGGGTGCTAGCTGCTGCTGACTTTATCTGATGGGTGCGGAGACCAGTCCCTCTGGATTTACAATAGTGTTTCGTATCATGGTGTAAAAAACGTTATGTTTAACAGGCTTGTCCATTTCACAGCTGTGACTGACAGAGGGATTCATCTCATTTATGCTACAGGTAGTTGCTCCTGATAGCTCTGGAGTGACCTGACACCAGGCACCACGACTTTCATTCTGCAGTTTCGAGAgcgacactttttttttctctaaaggtCCACTAGCGTCATTTAAATGTTCCCTAACCTTATTAACTAATAAGGAGAATTTTAAGCTGAGATCACACAAGCAAAAATAGCTTGAAGGTATCAAATGTGATGTTTCATCCCTTCTTCAGTGTGGTTTCAAATTTTGGGTTGTTAGGCTTCATTAATTTTGTGTGTTGGAAACAAGATTCCCCCCTCTAAAATGAAAAGCACAGgggaacagattttttttccaagcaaaaatGTTTATGATAAAACAGACCatccaaacaaaaaccccactccATTAAAACTGGGCAGGACCCATCAGGCCTTGTAACTTTAAAAAGTCCCAGCACTGTTTAGCATAATAAAGCATCTTTTTTTATGCTTGGACTTTATTCAACCCTGgaatttcctcctcctcttaatTTGGCTAGAGTTAGAAAAGTCTAATCTGTTTCTAGACTCTCAAATTCTGCATTTAATGCTTGCACAACTCATTTAAAACTTAGGAATGCTGCCCTTTTCGTGTTCccattaaaaacacacaaaataaacacaaaccacACATTTGTAAGGATAGTGAGCCAGATGGAAAAGGTAATGGGCTATAATGATATTCGTTTGCAACATCAAAAGCAGCAGAAATACTGAATATAATTTGATTAAATCATAAATACTGAGATTGACTATGCACATAGAAGTTACATTTAGGCTCCATGAGCTGAAAGCTCTCTAAAGGAGATGAAGTGCGAAGGTCCATCAGTACTCCCACTCGTCCGACTTCATGTCCAGGTAGCTGAGGATACTCTGGGCAAGCTTCACAGCCTGCCTCCGGGCAGCCTtacccttctcttctccctgtggGTCAACGGCATCCAGAGCCAGCAACTGTTTGGTCAGTAGCTCCTCCAGACGAATGTAGTTCTTATCAGTTCGATTTCCACCAAATGAGAGGACTTCGCCCAGGATCTCAGACAGGTTTCCAAGGATCTCCCACACGGCCTTATGTGGGGGGTTCTCCTCACATGGGAACAACTTCCTCTTCTCCAGGGCTTCCTTCAGGTCCAGGTACGTGATGAGGGTCTGAACCTCGATCACCGCCCTTCTCCTGGCTTCCCGGATGCAGGGGTTCTTCTCGAGACTCACCTCATCCAGCTGCCCGATCAAGCCCTGCAGCTCCGTCTTGGCCCTCAGGTACAGTTCAGGAGGGCTCTGCGCCCGGAGCAGTTCATTTTTTATCTCTCTCATCCTCTTTagaacattttcaatttttataatgGAATGGTTCTGTCCCAGGTCAAATGCATGCGTACTGTCAGCTTCCTCTTCTAAGTCTAGATATTTCAGTAATTTGTTGATATCTTCCACCACCTCCCTTCGATAATTTCTGATCTCTGTGCGCCCACACACATCTAGAGCATCTAAATCGGCAATCAGTCCTGACAGCACGCATGACAAGTGCCTGCAAGTCTCGGAACTGTCCACGCCCATCAGCAGTGCAATCAGCGTCCCTCTGGCCTTGTTCACCTCACACATGACAGAGTTGATTTTGGCCACGGAAGGATGCACATCCTCAGACAGTGGCAGGGACGGCTGCTTCTTCATACAGTCCTCAATAATCTCCTGCACCGCACAGATCTTGGTCAGTGTGCGGTACCTTGCTTTCCGCAAGGAGATCTTCCCTCCGGTTTTCACGTGCGTCAGCCTCAGGATGATGTCCTGGATGCCCTCCTCAAACTCGTCAGTCACACAGTTGCCACCACTGTAAAAGGGCACAATCTTTTCTTTCACGAGGGCCTGAGCTTCCTTGAAGATATTCTGGACCTCGATGCGGTGTGGGTGGTTGGCATTCTGCTCCAGCTCTTTGAGGAGGCGCTCTGTCTCCTGTGCCGCCCTCTTCCTAGCTTGCTGGATATCTCCTTTCCCTTCCGTATCCACAGAGTCAATTTCAAAAAGTTGTTTGGTCAGAATCCTCTCCAGCCTCTTGTAGTTCTTGTCATCTGACAGGCCACTAAAGCCAACCACTTGTGGCTCTATACCTTTTACTTCCCGCTGGATCTCCTGAAGCCTACTAATGGAGGGGTGTTGGTTTCCCATATCCATACTTCTGTGTTCCCTTTCACAAGCACTGAAAGATAGCAAGAATGACAAGGTATTACAGTCTCTGCAGGACAAGAACCCATTCTGAACACTCCTTTTTAGCACACCTTTTAAAAGGGCTCATTTGGGCTGTGGAGATAGTTCTCCGTCAAGTGTCCAAGCTGGAACTCCAGAACATATGTGAAAAAAAGCCAGGGGAGGGtctggagagggctcagtggttaaacacCTTGGGTGCtctctagaggacctgggtttgattactagcaccacatgacagctcatgaCCACaggtaaccccagttccagggcatccaattcCCTTTCTGTattcacaggcaccaggcactcagTGATGcgcagacatccatgcaggcgaAACACCAACGCACATGAAATAAAACGGAAAAGCCAGGCAAGCCAGTGCCGGGGAGAGACCAATAGATGGATCTCCGTGGTTCACTGGCAGCCTAGCCTAGCCTAACTGAGGAACTTCAGGACAATGAGAAGTCCCGCTTCAAAACCCAAAGTCGAAGGACACCACAGAAATGATGGCGGCGGGGAGGCCAAACTCTGGCACCTGGGCATGCACCAAAACACACAAAAGGTTTCGTCAAAGGTTTAAAAGGCTGCTTGGAGAACGGGAAGATGTGACACGTCTACTCCCTCTCTGAAAATAGTTGGACagggacaaaacaaagcaagctggTGTGCTGGTGTATGCCTACAATCCTAGCCTCAGGGAGACAGAGCAAAGGGAACTACGAACTCAAGATCACCATGGGCTACTTGGTGACGCTAAGAATCCAAAGCAAAACGGAAATAGGGCAACACAGCAGGGATTTTAAGGACAGACGGAAGGTCCTCATGGTCCAGCCTGGGCGGATGTCTAGGCCTATGGATTCTGTCTTAAACCATGAGCGAGCTGCGTACGCTTCCATTCTAGTCAACCCATCAGGTTAGCAACACAATTTCCTTAGATCCCCACACCCTGATCTACTCTTTGGAAGTTAACAGTAGCTCTTCCAAACTCACAGGAGCACCATTCGGCCAGACGGCTAGCTAACTTTCTACTTTTCAGAAAGAACTAAGAAACTTCCAGATCCTCGCCCTCGACTTCAAATACCCGCCGCCCAAACCTGACGACTGCGATGAACTAGGTCACTCGCCTCCCCGTACGTGTGCTTAGAGCACTTCCCACGCTCTCAGGTTTCTGTCAAACAGCTCACTTCTGGCGGGCAGGCCACAGAACTCAGTCCCCGGGAGGGTCCAAGCCCGGCCCTCGCAGCGCTTTACCCCGAGAGGTCTGGGCGGCGGCGGTCTTGGCTGCCGCGGGGGGCGGCGAGGTGGGAGATCGGCCCTTCACGGGGAGCGGCGCGGCAGCGGGGCCCCCAGCGGCATCCCCCCTCGCCCTTCCCGGCTAGGTCTGACCCGGGCAGCCGGTGAAGGGGCCGGCGGAGGCGGCGGCAGCTACTGGCCGCGGCGGCCGCTCCCGGGTCTCGGCCCGGCCGGACGCGCCGCCGCCTGACCTCACAATGGGCGCGCGGCGGGCGCGGGCCTGCGCAGCGAGGGCGGCGGGGCGCCCGAGTCCGGGAGAACCGAGCTCgcgccctcgccctcgccctcgccctcgcccCGCGCTCACCTGGGCCGCACGCGCCATCGCGCCCCGCCGCCTCCACTTCCGCAGCGGCGTCGCCGTCCTCGCAGAGCGGGCCCGTCAGCTGCGAGCCCGGGGAAAACTCGTCCCCTCCTCGCCCCGCGCGGGCCGCGCCGCCCGGCGTCCGTCCCAGGGAAGGCGCACGGTCGGCCTCGCCGCGCGTCGCCTGGGGCTTTGCGACGCCGCCGTAAAGCCAACCTTTCCACTGTCGCGATCCCGCCGTACGCGCGGGCCATGGCGGCTTTGCGGCCCGGAAGCGCAGCGCTTCGCCGGCTTCTCTGCCGGTCCTTCTCCGGCGGCGGCGTTAGGTTGGCCCGTGAGCGCCCTACCGATCGCAGGGATGCGGCGTCCAGCCGGGTAAGCGGGCTGCCGGGGCGCTGGCAGGGAGGAAGGCCGCTGAGCAACCCCACGCCGCCTGCATCTCTCGGACGGACTGACGATCGTTGCAGCGGATCCGCTGCGGAGAGTGCGAGCCTTGCTTAGTCCCAAGTTAGTTCCCATTTGTATTGACACAGCTCTTGAAGTGGGTGCTTTCTCACTTTCGCTTCGTTAGGACTAGTGTTCGACTTAAAGCGGTGGCTGACTTCATCATCCCACTTCTGTAGACTTCGCGTTGTTTGTAAATGTGCACGCGATGCCAGAGACCCACAGTGCGTGTCTGCAGCGAGAATGGGCGGAAGCCTTTTTCAGAAAACCAGTTgcggggctgaagagatggctcagctgttaagaacactgaagacagtaacagtgcactcacatatataaaaataaatagccgggcgggcgtggtggtgcacgcctttaatcccagcacttgggaggcagagacaggcggatttctgagttcgaggccagcctggtctacagagtgagttccaggacagccagggctacacagagtaaccctgcctcgaaaaacaaacaaacaaacaaaacaaagaattacaaaatgctgtgaaaatgttcatttctgcTATGCTGTGTCTCGTAGCACACTTTTATTATAAGTGCAGCTTTGAAGTTTTGACTACTCCAGTTTAGATTTGTTGCCTTAGGACCCTGGCCTCTGACTCAGTTTCCTGGCACAAGAAAGAAGCAAGCCTTCATGTCTGTCTTTAGAAAATAGAACTTTAGTCCTTGGccggaaaaaaataaaacaggtgtCTGAACATGCTTTGGGAGGGAAAACTTTAACTTACCCAACAGCTTTCTCATGGTGAGAGTTTGCCTTaacattcatttttacttttttaaaaattgctatgaTTTTGTGTAATATGCCTGCGGCAGAGTTGAGAGGAAAGCTTTCTGGAGAGCCTTTACCCCCTTCCATGGTGGGTGCCAGGGGTGGAACTCAGGCTTTCGCATGAAATGCTTTTGccctctgagccaccttgccTGACCTTCGTTTTTTTGGTGAACCAATGCTGGAAAAAGGCTGACAAGCAGCAGCCTTTGAGGAGTCTGGCTGGAGGCATGGTGGCACCGCCTTCAACTGGAAAGGCAAGCTGGTCTGCATAGCAGGTTCAGGGGAGCCAGGGTCACACACAcggtgagaccctctctcaaaacaagcTACCTGGGGTCTGGATCCTCAGGGTACCCTTCAGCCTTTTGGAGTCCAAGGGGCAAAGCCTGTACTGCTCACCTCTGGGACAGTAGCAGAGGGAATGACTGTGGCTAGGGGGCCTGGCTACCAGCCAGAGCTTGCCTAATTCTGTACTACCTGTGCTATGTTTTTTAAGATCTAAATGTCCCATTATGGTAAATATTGGGAGgcacaaaagaaaacagttttgcCTCAGGTCTGTTTCCTCCATGTTGTTACCTTTCTTGTTTCCTGAGTAATTAAATGACTGTAAGACTGATTGCTGTATTGCAGAGAAACTTTGTGAATAgcaagtctttatttatttatttatttatttatttatttatatgtaagtacactgtagttgtcttcagacactccagaatcagatcttgttacggatggttgtgagccaccatgtggttgctgggatttgaactccggaccttcggaaaagcagtcgggtgctcttacccactgagccatctcaccagcctgtgaaTCGCAAGTCTTAAGAGTTACTTTGTGCTTGGAGGGAGAGAcgggcaggtctctgagtttgaggccagcctggtctggttacactgagaaaccaaaccaaacNNNNNNNNNNNcctggaactcactttgtagaccaggctggccttgaactcagaaatccacctgcctctgcctcccaagtgctgggattaaaggcatgcaccaccatcgcccGGTGCATATTTTCCTTTATCTCTCCGGTCTTGCTTTAAGGAGACCACTTTTCATACCTTCATAACTTTATTTCTGGTCTCTGTGTACTTAttgcttcccttcccctttttttgagggggggcggtttcaagacagggtgtctttgtgtagccctggctgtcctggaactcacactctgtagaccaggctggcctccaactcagaaacctgcctgcctctgcctcccgagtgctggaattaaaggcatgcgcaaccacctctggctccctctgcctcctccttccacagCTCCAGGACTGGGTCACATGGACCACCCTGgtgttttggtcttttgtttggcttggtttgtttttgatttgagatagggtttctctgtgtaacttgactgttctggaactcactcccaAAGACCAGGAGGGCCTCAGACCCACAGAGAcccgcttgtctctgcctcctgactgctaggaTTGATGGCGGGCACTACCATGCCCTGTTGCAGGGtttgttccttgtttgttttttaaatttttatgtgtataaattttttgcctatgtgtgtatctgtacatcACATGCATACAGTGTCTGTAGAGGCTAAATGTAGCGTGTTGtatcctctggaaat
Above is a genomic segment from Mus pahari chromosome 7, PAHARI_EIJ_v1.1, whole genome shotgun sequence containing:
- the Bag5 gene encoding BAG family molecular chaperone regulator 5 isoform X1, whose protein sequence is MARAYGGIATVERLALRRRRKAPGDARRGRPCAFPGTDAGRRGPRGARRGRVFPGLAADGPALRGRRRRCGSGGGGARWRVRPSACEREHRSMDMGNQHPSISRLQEIQREVKGIEPQVVGFSGLSDDKNYKRLERILTKQLFEIDSVDTEGKGDIQQARKRAAQETERLLKELEQNANHPHRIEVQNIFKEAQALVKEKIVPFYSGGNCVTDEFEEGIQDIILRLTHVKTGGKISLRKARYRTLTKICAVQEIIEDCMKKQPSLPLSEDVHPSVAKINSVMCEVNKARGTLIALLMGVDSSETCRHLSCVLSGLIADLDALDVCGRTEIRNYRREVVEDINKLLKYLDLEEEADSTHAFDLGQNHSIIKIENVLKRMREIKNELLRAQSPPELYLRAKTELQGLIGQLDEVSLEKNPCIREARRRAVIEVQTLITYLDLKEALEKRKLFPCEENPPHKAVWEILGNLSEILGEVLSFGGNRTDKNYIRLEELLTKQLLALDAVDPQGEEKGKAARRQAVKLAQSILSYLDMKSDEWEY
- the Bag5 gene encoding BAG family molecular chaperone regulator 5 isoform X2 — protein: MDMGNQHPSISRLQEIQREVKGIEPQVVGFSGLSDDKNYKRLERILTKQLFEIDSVDTEGKGDIQQARKRAAQETERLLKELEQNANHPHRIEVQNIFKEAQALVKEKIVPFYSGGNCVTDEFEEGIQDIILRLTHVKTGGKISLRKARYRTLTKICAVQEIIEDCMKKQPSLPLSEDVHPSVAKINSVMCEVNKARGTLIALLMGVDSSETCRHLSCVLSGLIADLDALDVCGRTEIRNYRREVVEDINKLLKYLDLEEEADSTHAFDLGQNHSIIKIENVLKRMREIKNELLRAQSPPELYLRAKTELQGLIGQLDEVSLEKNPCIREARRRAVIEVQTLITYLDLKEALEKRKLFPCEENPPHKAVWEILGNLSEILGEVLSFGGNRTDKNYIRLEELLTKQLLALDAVDPQGEEKGKAARRQAVKLAQSILSYLDMKSDEWEY